In Argiope bruennichi unplaced genomic scaffold, qqArgBrue1.1 scaffold_33, whole genome shotgun sequence, a genomic segment contains:
- the LOC129961541 gene encoding spidroin-1-like has product MIWTVRFSLSLLVVIWSQSIYALGQSPWQSASMAESFMTYFSAALGQSGAFTNEQMDDIDTIASSIKMGVDKMERSGKTSQNKLQAMNMAFASAVADIAIAEGGGQSAQIKTNAIADALASAFLQTTGEVNNQFINEIRGLISMFAQANSISSSSASASASAAAAASGSGGAGQGFRAGLGGAGGAGAASAAATAGGQGGRGGFGGLGSQGAGGAGQGGSSAAAAAAVAGGDGGAGRGGFGGGLGFGAGLGGAGGAGAASAAAAAGGQGGRGGFRGLGSQGAGGADQGGAGAAAAAAAAGGDGGSGLGGYGAGRGYGAGLGGAGGAGAASAAAAAGGQGGRGGFGGLGSEGAGGAGQGGSGAAAAAAAAGGDGGSGLGGYGAGRGYGAGLGGAGGAGAASAAAAAGGQGGRGGFGGLG; this is encoded by the coding sequence ATGATTTGGACAGTTCGATTTTCACTATCGTTACTCGTAGTGATCTGGTCTCAGAGCATATACGCTCTCGGTCAGTCACCATGGCAAAGCGCAAGCATGGCCGAAAGCTTCATGACTTACTTTTCTGCTGCTTTAGGACAATCAGGAGCATTTACAAATGAACAGATGGATGATATAGATACGATTGCCTCATCTATAAAAATGGGTGTAGATAAAATGGAAAGAAGCGGAAAGACTTCCCAAAACAAACTGCAGGCAATGAACATGGCCTTCGCATCAGCAGTGGCAGACATAGCCATAGCAGAAGGAGGAGGACAGAGCGCTCAAATAAAAACTAATGCTATAGCCGACGCATTAGCATCTGCATTCCTTCAGACGACTGGTGAAGTTAACAACcagttcataaatgaaataagagGCTTAATTTCTATGTTCGCTCAGGCAAATAGCATATCCTCGTCATCAGCATCGGCTAGCGCATCAGCCGCAGCTGCCGCTAGTGGATCTGGCGGTGCTGGGCAAGGATTTAGAGCCGGATTAGGAGGTGCAGgaggagctggagcagccagtgccgctgcaaccgctggcggtcaaggaggacgaggcggatttggcggattaggttctcaaggagcaggtggtgccggtcaaggaggatctaGTGCCGCGGCTGCTGCAGCTGTAGCCGGTGGGGATGGCGGTGCAGGACGAGGAGGTTTTGGGGGTGGACTAGGTtttggagccggtttaggaggtgcaggtggagctggagcagccagtgccgctgcagccgctggcggtcaaggaggacgaggcggatttcgcggattaggttctcaaggagcaggtggtgccgatcaaggaggagcaggagccgcagctgctgcagctgcagccggtggagatggcggttctggattaggaggctatggggcgggacgaggatatggagccggtttaggaggtgcaggtggagctggagcagccagtgccgcagcagccgctggcggtcaaggaggacgaggcggatttggcggattaggttctgaaggagcaggtggtgccggtcaaggaggatcgggagccgcagccgctgctgctgcagctggtggagatggcggttctggattaggaggctatggggcgggacgaggatatggagccggtttaggaggtgcaggtggagctggagcagccagtgccgctgcagccgctggcggtcaaggaggacgaggcggatttggcggattaggt